DNA sequence from the candidate division KSB1 bacterium genome:
ATGGTTGCGTAAAGAACCGTGCTCAACACGGTGGGCACCGCCTGGGCGTTTCTTACTTCCACTACCGCGCGCCGCACGGTGAGGCCTGTAATCCACGTCCAGAGCTCGGCTCCCTATTGGCAGGTGTTGGCTCTTTAATTGACAAACCACCGCTCAATTTGCAGGGATGTTTTCTAAGGCGTCATCATATTAGCAAAAATATCTGAAAATGTCAAGCGGAAAATCTCTTCCCTGCCATTTTTCTCAACTTTTTTCTGGTGTCGCCGCGGCGAGCGAGCGCGCCCATATCCTTGTTGCTCCGGGCCTTTTGAGGGAGGTGCCTGCCGCCGACCGGGAGCCGCACCACCCGGGTAGTCCCATGGTTAGACCTCGACCGGCGGAAAAAGCAGTTGATTTTGAGCAGCCCTTTTGCTAAATTGGTGTTGGCCTAACACGCGTAACTCCCTGGTGAGTGGCCAACGCGGAAAGGTTGGCAAATGCGAGTAGTGGCACTACTGGTGATCTGGGGTGCACTGATGCAAGGAGTGGAGGCGCTGGCATACAGCGCTGCCCAGCAAGAGCGTCCTCGCGCACGGGATGTGGGCGTGTGCATCGGGCTCTTGCCGCCGGGAAAGTGGAACGCCATCACCGACGTCGAGGGAGTGAGGGTTGGCCACTATACGCTCGTCGAAGGGGATAGCGTGCGCACCGGTGTCACAGTGATTCTTCCCCATGCAGGCAATCTCTTCATGGAGCGCGTACCTGCGGCGGTGAGCGTCGGCAATGCCTTTGGCAAGCTGACCGGCTTCACCCAGGTGGAAGAATTGGGGGAGTTGGAGACACCCATCGCGCTGGTGAACACGCTGAGCGTCCCGGTAGCGGCAACAGCTCTGATCGACTACACGCTGCGCATGCCGGGAAATCAGAACGTACGTTCGGTGAACCCTGTGGTGGGCGAGACCAACGATGGTTGGCTCAACGATATCGCCGGGCGGCGCCTTCGCGTGGAGGAGGTGTTCAGGGCCTTGGAGTTAGCGCAGTCTGGTCCCGTGGAAGAAGGTAGTGTCGGCGCGGGCACAGGCACGGTCTGTTTCGGGTTCAAGGGGGGTATCGGCACCTCTTCGCGCGTGCTGCCCAAGAGTCGCGGTGGCTACACGGTAGGGGTGCTGGTGCAGACCAATTTCGACGGCATCCTGCAGATCAACGGCGCTCCGGTGGGCAGAGAGCTGGGGCGGTTTCCCATGCGAGAAGAACTGCAACCGCCGGAGCAGGGCTCGTGCATGATCGTCGTCGCCACGGACGCCCCGCTGCTCAGCCGTAACCTGAAACGATTGGCCAAGCGCGCGCTCTTCGGACTTGCCCACACAGGCGGCTACTGCTCCAATGGCAGCGGTGACTATGTCATCGCCTTCTCTACCAGTCCGGCAGTGCGCATTCGCCCCAAACCTGAGGGCGGCCTCCACCAGTTCCGCGAGTTGCCAAATAGCGCACTCTCCCCTCTCTTCTTAGCGGTGGTCGAAGCCACCGAAGAAGCGATCCTCAACTCTCTCTTTCGCGCCACGCCGGTTCGGGGAAAGGACGGCCACCAGGCCGAGGCTTTGCCTGTGGAGAAAATTGTGGAGATCTGCAGGAAATACAATGTGCTCAACTGGACCACAGAGCTACCAGTTGGCAGGCGGCCATAGCTTATTCGCGGTGGGCACCATGGACCTCAACCCAATAGCGCGCGTGCTGCTCCTCTTCGGCCTCTTCCTCGCTGGGGTAGGCGTGGTGCTGCTGCTCGCCCGACAGGTTCCGTTCTTGGGGCGATTGCCTGGCGACATTCTCGTGCAACGCAAGAATTTCACTTTCTATTTTCCAATCGCCACGTGTGTCGTGCTCAGCCTTGTTCTGAGCCTCATCCTCTATCTGTTCAGCAGGCGGTGAAGCTGAAACGTGGCGTGCTCACACGAGGTAACCGCGTGATGAAAAGATCCCTGTTGCGAGTTCTCTCACTCCTTGCCCTCCTCTTGGCCGTGAGCGCCGCAGCCTCAGGCGCCACTGGCCGCGTGCACGTCATCAAGGTCGAGGGGGACGTCAACCCGGTGTTGGCCCGCTTCATCATCCGGCATATCGAAAAGGCCGAGAAGGAAC
Encoded proteins:
- a CDS encoding DUF2905 domain-containing protein yields the protein MDLNPIARVLLLFGLFLAGVGVVLLLARQVPFLGRLPGDILVQRKNFTFYFPIATCVVLSLVLSLILYLFSRR
- a CDS encoding P1 family peptidase codes for the protein MQGVEALAYSAAQQERPRARDVGVCIGLLPPGKWNAITDVEGVRVGHYTLVEGDSVRTGVTVILPHAGNLFMERVPAAVSVGNAFGKLTGFTQVEELGELETPIALVNTLSVPVAATALIDYTLRMPGNQNVRSVNPVVGETNDGWLNDIAGRRLRVEEVFRALELAQSGPVEEGSVGAGTGTVCFGFKGGIGTSSRVLPKSRGGYTVGVLVQTNFDGILQINGAPVGRELGRFPMREELQPPEQGSCMIVVATDAPLLSRNLKRLAKRALFGLAHTGGYCSNGSGDYVIAFSTSPAVRIRPKPEGGLHQFRELPNSALSPLFLAVVEATEEAILNSLFRATPVRGKDGHQAEALPVEKIVEICRKYNVLNWTTELPVGRRP